In the Nitrosopumilus cobalaminigenes genome, TCTTTTAGCAAAAAAACAATTACGTAAACTTGGATATGTTCATCCTGTAATTGGATATAGTTATGACTCAAACACTACAGGAGCTCATTTGATAAAACACGCAAAACATGCTCTTGCCGTAGGTCAAAAAATTGCAAAGAAAAATGGTAGAAATCTTGGTAAATTTATTGAAGATTTCAAATTAACTAGTCCAAAAACAAAGATTAGGCTGATGGGTCATTCTTTAGGTTCTCAAGTAATTTTAAGCACTTTAGAGTATCTTGCAAAAAAGAAACAAAACATTGGAGTTGTTGAAGGTGTTTATTTTTTTGGGGCGTCTATAACTGAAGATGTTCCATCCTCCAAAAAATATGGGAAAATTATCCAATCTATTGTAAATTCAAAAGTTGTAAATCATTATGCTCCAACTGATGAAGTTCTCAACTGGGCAAATAATGAAAAATATGTGAAAGGTCCATTGGGTCTTAATGGTGCCACTGGAAAACCTGTGAAAAAATATCGACAAAAATTGGTAAAACCAAAAAATCACCGATTTGCAAGTTATGCTGATGTTTTGAACTCGTTCCCGTAGGCCAAAACGGTCTCCATGTTTAGTATGATTTGTACGTTAGTCTTTTATATAAAAAATGAACCTCATACCTTATTATGACAACTAGAATGGGTTCTTCAGCAAATAAATCTATTTTATACCATCTTCATATTTTGGATGAACAACAGGATGTCAAAACTGATCTTTCCGAATATCCATGCTAGAACTCTTTTTAGACTTCATTTTCTATGACTATTCATGAATGGAACTAGCTGTGACAGTTGCTTTACTGGATATAGGCCTGGACAACTAATTTCATGTGATCAATGTGGGGATGAATTTTGTGATAGTTGCATAAAGAACCACAAGCATTAATGCTGTTTTCTATATTTTATTGATTTTTTACTTTGGCCTGAATTTTAATTCTGTTTAATATCAAACCTGTCAACTCGTTCAATTTGTCGATATTGGGAATGTTTTTACTCAATATGCTTTTTCTCCTTTTTCCCAAGATAATTCAAACAAAGTACTCATCATGTCTACCAAAGTGTCTGAATCGGACCACCATGCAAAGATTTGTCTTGTAGGGTGATTTGCATTTCTCATAAAAATTAAAACTTCTTTGGAATCATTAATTACAAAACATTTGTTTTCTGTTTTTAGATCACACATTCGAATTTTATTCTGATCTAAATCTGAAAGAAATTCTGGCATTTGTGATGATGGTGAGATGACTATGTCTAATTCTGATGTTGAATCTTTTACCCAATCAAAAACATCTGCATAATACATTCTTAACACATCTGCCATACTTCCTAAAACTTTGATTGATTCGGTACTAGAACTAACCATGTCTTTAATTTTATTTGAAATTGGACCTGAACCATGTAACAATTGCATTTTTTCTGATTTTGATTCATCGGTTTCTACTGCAAAATATGGTATTGCATCCCACATTTCAGATAATGATTCTTCTTTAACTGCAAGTGTGTCGATTCTATCTTGTTCTTGTTTAACTAGAGTTGTAACTGCTTCTTTCATTTCCATTGCAGTGTATTTGGTAGGGTGTGTAAGTTCTGCAGTTACTAGACCCAAATTCTGCAGAGAATTCACAAGATGATATGTTTCAGTTCTTGGCAACTGTAATGCTTTAGAAATCTCTGATGCGGTTTTTGCACCATATTTTCCAAGATAAATGAAAACTTTGGCCTGGCTTTTTGTTAATCCAAAATTGATTAATTCATTTCTAATTTTTTCTAATGTAATTTTGTGCTTATACATTGCAGTGTCTGATTCATTATCAAATAGGTTGAGTTGTTCTTTCATCGTCATTTTTCTTGTATTCCTTAGGTATGTCTATTCTATATCTCCAAAGGAACATTTAACCTTTGATCGCTTCCAGGCTGGTCTTTTATTTTTTTCACACTTTAATTTCAGTTTGAAAATACTTCCAGTTTTTTAGACTCTTCAAAAATTCATAAGGTCTGTTTTTTTGTTATCCGTTATGGTACGATCAATCAATTTTGTTGTTCTAGGAAAACAAGAAATTGCATCTGAGTTTGGAAAAAAAGGTACAGAATCTGATCTTACTCTATATGATAGAAAAGAATCTGACATAATCAAAACCTGGGTAATTCCAAATGGATTTCCTGACAAAATCCAACCTCTCTTTCAGGCAATTAATTTGGCTGAATATGTGATATTACATGTTGATAAACTAGACAAATTTACTGGCGAACAAATTATTGCTCTTGACTCTTTAAAAAAGGAAAAGGGAATTCTATCACATACTTTTGATGTTGATGAATCCAAATTGGAGATGATGATTAAAGGAACAGTTGTAGAAAATTACATCAAAGTTGAACAAGATAAAATTAAAGAAGAAATGGATAAACTAGAACCAATTACCAATGATGATCCATCTGAATTACTAATAGATCATTGTTTTGATGTGAAAGGTGTTGGTACTGTCATTTTAGGTAAGGTGACAAATGGAACAGTAAAACAATATGACAATTTGAAATTATATCCTGCTGGAATTGATGTTTTGATAAAATCTATTCAAATGCATGATGATCCTGTATCTGAATCGATATGCCCTGCAAGAGTTGGGTTGGCAGTAAAGGGCGCAAAACCTGATGAAGTTAGTCGTGGTGATGTTATTTCAGTAGAGGGTGCAGTTGATGTAAAGACTGAGATTAAACTTGATTTTCAAAAGAGTCCATTTTACAAAAGTGATATTGCAGAAAATCAAGGATGTTTAGTTAGTATTGGTTTGCAAATCAAAGCTGCCAAATTTTCATCCATCTCTCCATTAAAATTAACATTTGAGAAACCAATTGTTTGCAAAAAAGGCCAAGTGGCAATAATTCTAAAACCTGAATCCCCTACCATTCGAATTCTTGGTAGTGGCCCTATCCAATAGACTGATTTAATTAAATCAAATCTTGTTATTGCATATGGGAGAACCACTACGTGCATGTCCTATTTGTCCTGAATGTGGTTCAAAGAGATTCATTAGAATTCCTGGTGATAAGGTCACTGTAAAATGTCGTTCTTGTGATAAAGTAATTGAAATCTAAATCATAGTTAATATTTGCAATATTTCTGCCAGAATCTATGGCAAAAACATGGAAAGATACCGATATCAGTCTTGATCCAATTAAAGATCAAACAATTGCTGTAATTGGTTACGGAATCCAAGGTGATGCACAAGCAAACAACATGAAAGACTCTGGTCTTAATGTGATAATTGGTCTTAAGGAAGGCGGTAACAGCTGGAAAAAGGCAGAAGCTGATGGTCACAAAGTAATGTCTGTTACAGATGCAACAAAACAAGCAGACATTGTTCACATATTGATTCCTGACATGATTCAAGGTCAAGTATACAAAGACGAAATCGGACCAAATCTTTCAGAAGGAAAAGCATTGTCATTTTCTCATGCAGCTGCAATCTATTGGAAATGGATTGAAGCACCAAGCAATGTTGATTTAATCATGATTGCACCAAAGGGACCTGGTTCCAAAGTCCGAGAAACTTATCTTGATAATTTTGGTACTCCTGCAATTGTTGCAGTTGAACAGGATTTTTCAGGAAAAGCCTGGGATAGAACATTAGGAATTGCAAAAGGTATTGGAAGTGCAAGAGCTGGATTAATCAAAACTGAATTCAAAGAAGAAGTAGAAACTGATTGGTTTGGTGAACAAGCAGACCTTTGTGGTGGAGCAGCTTCTATGGTAACAAATGCATTTGAAACTCTTGTTGAAGCAGGATACCAACCAGAAATTGCATACTTTGAAGTTTTACATGAACTCAAACTCATTGTAGATATGATTCAGAGATATGGAATTAATGGAATGTGGAGACGTGTTAGTGAAACTGCCAGGTATGGTGGATTAACTCGTGGACCAATGGTCATGGATGCTGCAAACAAAGCAAACATGAAAAAAGTTCTTACCATGATTCAAGATGGTACATTCAACAGCGAGTGGATTTCTGAATATCAGAAAAATGGTAAAGATGCATTTGACAAATACATGAAAGAATATGACGAACACCAAATTGAAAAAGTTGGTAAAGAAATGCGTAAAATGATGTGGCCTGATTCCACAGAATAATCTTTTTTCTTATATTTTTCTTAATTTAGACACGCCAGTTGTAATGTGGTCTATGATTGTTGGTAATGGTGTTCCTGGACCAAACACGTGGTCTACTCCACCTTTAACTAAGTCCTTATGATCAATTTCTGGAATTACTCCTCCTCCAACTATTAGTACATCTTTGATACCTTTCTTTTTGAGATTTTTAACTACTCTTGGGAAGAGTGTTCCATGTGCCCCATTAAGTAAACTCATTGCAATTGCATCTACATCTTCATCTTCTGCAATTTGTGCAACTCTGTCTGGGGTGGCAAAAAGTCCTGAATAGATTACTTCCATTCCTGCATCTCTGAATGCTCTACATAATACAAGAGCGCCTCTATCGTGCCCGTCTAATCCTAGTTTAGCAACTAAAATTTTGATACTTCGTGATGCTGCTTTTTGCTTCATGATGATAGTTGTATTTTGGGATATTTTAAAAGGTTTATTTGATTTACTCTGCTTGACCTCTTCAAATATATTGATTCATCTATCAATAGTGACGACAAGATATGACTGAAGATGTATGTGATTTTTGTAAAGGCGTTGGTTCTTCATCTACAAATATCTGTGTTTATTGTAATGGAACTGGAGAATGGAATCAGGCAGCACAAGCATATGTGAAAAATCATATTTGTCAATGTATTGTGCTTGATAGAAAATTTTGTCCTGTTTGTAACAAAGCCTGTCATCATGATACTTCATTGAATCCCAAACAAACTATTGATCCTGGTTATGGGGGCATGTCGTCTCGTGAAATTATTGTTGGTGCATAAAATCTAAAATCTTTTTGTCATTAATTCAAGAAAATACTCACCCTTCTTATAGATGAGAATTGCTTCTAAATCATGTTTAATTATATTGGTTCATCTATTGTTTCAATTATGACTTTTCAAAAAACCAAGGTAGGGTTCTAAATGGAAAATCCATCTTGTGCACGTTGTGGAAAAAATTCCATTCTGTCTGATGAAGTTACAGGTGAACAGTTTTGTGGAAAGTGTGGATATGTAATTGATGGAAAAACTCAGGAATCTGGTCCTGAATGGAGATCATTTCAAAAAGATGGTGGTGCAGATCCTGCAAGAACTGGTGCTCCTTCGTCATTGATGATTCATGACATGGGTCTCTCAACTGTAATCAATCCTCTAAACAAAGATGCATCTGGAAAACCACTTTCAACATCTATGAAAAGTACTATTGAGAGATTACGAACTTGGGATAGTAGAAGTCAAGTTCATGCTCCTGTTGACAGAAATTTAAGACAAGCTCTAAGTGATTTAAATAAATTAAAAGATAAAGTTGCAATTCCTGCAAACGTTTTAGAAAAAGCAGCTTACATTTATCGAAAAGCTTTAGAAAAGAAATTAGTTCGAGGAAGATCTATTTCTGCAATGATTGCTGCATCCCTGTATGCAGCTTGTAGAGATACAGAAACTCCACGAACTCTAAAAGATGTTGCTGATGCTGCAAATGTTAAACGAAAAGACATTGCAAGATGTTACAGGTTACTCCATCATGAATTGGAATTAAAAATGCCTGTAGTTGATTCCATTCAATGTATTGCAAGAATTTCAAGTAAGCTTGAGATTTCTGAAAAAACTAAACGTTATGCAGTCAAAGTTCTCAAAGAAGCACAAGACCGTAAAGAATCTGCTGGAAAAGATCCTATGGGGCTTGCAGCAACTGCACTTTATCTTTCCTGCGTCAAGAATGGTGTATCAATAACTCAAAGGGATCTTGCAGAGGCTGCAGGAGTGACAGAAGTAACAATAAGAAATCGTTACAAGGGTTTGAAAGCAGAACAGTCGACAAAATAATTCTTTGTATTGTCTTGCAATGCACACATGTGTCTTCTCGGCAATTATATCTTAAAATCACATAGTAATAGTATGCAAATCTTAAATCAATTAAAAATAGAAGAACCAGAAAGAAAAGAATCTTTTCTAGAAATTCTTTCTGACAAATACTGTAGAGCAATATTAGAAGCAATTATGGACACTCCAAAATCTGCAATTGAAGTATCTAGAGAAAAAAACATCCCTCTAAGTACTGTGTATAGAAGAATTCAACAATTACATGATTCAAAAATGATTAGAACTTCTGGAGTGATCACTGATGAAGGCAAGAGATTATTTTTGTATAAGAGTAAGATCAAGGCAGTCAACACCAGTTTTAGTGATGGCAAAATAGATGTGGATGTAGTTTTTAACAAAAACTAATCTTCATTTAATATTCATGCTCGCTAAAATCTCCGCCCAATGCTATTGTTGCAATGACTGTTGATTCAGTAGTTTGACATTTCATTTTTGAATCTGGCAAGAACTCTTTGAATATTTCTTGTAGTAGTTGTTCTGTAAATATTGACCAATTACTTCCTAGTTCATGCTGAATGATAAAGTGGTGGAGTTCTCCTTCTATTCTGTGATCTGACTTCATTCCTGATGCACGCATATAGTCCTCTAATGTTTCAATACATCTTTTCAAATCATATTTTCCTTTGATAAACAACACTGTATCTTTAATTACTGGTTTTATCACATTGATAATTTCATTAATTTCATCTGCAGTCATTTCAATTCCAAGAGTGTCAAGTATTTTTTTAGGAACTGGAATGATGCCTATTTTATCTGCAAATCTGTCCCATTGAACATATTTTTCTAAAATCTGTCTTGCCATAACATTGTGTGAGATATTTTTATTCATAGCTTCTGTTTCTATTTCTTCAACAAGTTTAACAGGCAAACGATAGGTTACACTACGTGTTTTTTCTTTTTTAGGAGGATGCTGCTGGCGTTTTATTGTGGAATCCAATTAACACAACTATCCGAAATAGATTGAATATAAAGTTGATTCAAGAGTGCCTGAAAATCTGTTCTCAAATTTGATAATCGTATTTCACTATAAAATAAAATAATTCTGTAATGTCTAATGAGGGAATAAATGTGGAAATTTCAACATTAATTCATTTGAGACATGGGACAATATTGCAAAAATTGTGAAAAATTTATGAAAAATCCTGATATGACTCATTGTTCTGATGAATGTTTATTGATCTCAATTAAGGATAGCAATTCACTAGATGAATATGGATATAGTGCAATTACTTGGGATGAAAAATCAGATCCTTGGACATGATATAAAATAGAAAATCTACTTAAAGTGTAATTAGAGTACCTCAAATGTGGACGTAATTCCTAAAAATTATCAGTTAACTTTTGAACCAAATTTGACAAAATTTACTTTTTCTGGTAATGAAACTATCACTGCTGATTGTAAAAAACTAACAAATCTTATCACTATGGACTGTGCTGAGATAAAAATTACCTCTTGTACAATAAAGTCCAAAGGGAAAATTATTACTTCTTCTGCAAAAACAGATGAGAAAAAAGAAAAATTGCAAATTAAACTAGGTCAAAAAATTAAAGGAAAAATTTCCATTGATTTAGAATTTCAAGGTATCTTAAATGATAGATTACTTGGATTTTATCGAAGTCAATATGTACAAAATGGAAAAACAAAATATCTTGCAACTACTCAATTTGAAGCAGCTGACGCTAGACGTGCATTTCCTTGTTGGGATGAGCCTGAATCTAAAGCAACTTTTGAGATATCTATAATTGCTGACAATAAATTTACTGCAATTTCAAACATGCCAATTAAATCAAAGAAAAAAATGGGTGGTAAAACACTCTATAATTTTTCAAAAACACCTGTTGTTTCAACTTATTTGATTTATCTTGGTGTTGGTGAATTTGAATATCTCACAGGCAAGATTGGGAAAATACAGATAAGAGTAGTTACTACAAAGGGTAACAAATCTAAAGGAAAATTCTCTTTAGAGTTGGGCAAGAAATTACTTACTTCATATGAAAAATACTTTGGAATAAAATACCCATTACCAAAATTAGATTTGATTGCGGTTCCTGATTTTGCTGCAGGTGCAATGGAGAACTGGGGAGCAATTACATTTAGAGAAACTATTTTGCTTTATGATCCTAAAACTTCTTCTACTAGAACAAAACAATTCATTGCCGAAGTAATTTCACATGAAATTGCACACCAATGGTTTGGAAATCTTGTAACTATGAAATGGTGGAATGATTTGTGGTTAAATGAAAGCTTTGCAACTTTTATGGCTACAAAATTTGTTGACAAATTCTATCCTGAATGGGATTTGTGGAATCAATTTGTTGAGGATGCAATGAATGTTGCAATGGGACTTGATTCACTTAAAACAACGCATCCGATAGACGTCACAGTAAACTCTCCAGCTGAAATTAGAGAAATTTTTGATGCTATATCCTATGATAAAGGAGGATGTGTATTGAGAATGCTTGAGCATTATGTTGGTGAACCTAATTTTCAAAAAGGTTTGAAAAAATACCTCTCTGATTTCAAATATCAAAATGCCCAAGGACAGGATTTATGGAATGCGATTGGCAAGGCATCAAAAATGCCTGTTTCATCAATGGTAAATACGTGGTTAAAGCAGCCTGGATTCCCGCTTGTTGAAATCAATCAGGATGGAAATAATCTGAAATTAAAACAAAAACGATACTTGCTTGAACCTGATAAAAAATTCAGTAAAGGTTTGTGGTCTATTCCTCTATCATTGGGATTAGAATCCGAGATATCTGCAAAATTATTTACAAAGAAATCCATGTCTGTAAAACTACCAAAAAATACTTTGGGCTTTGTTGCTAATTACGGAAGAAAAGGATTCTACCGTGTTAAATATGATGAAGGAATTTTACTTGATTTGAAAATGTTAGTTGATGAAAAACGTATTCCTGCTATAGATAGATGGGCTATTCAAAATGATTTATTTTCATTATGTGTTTCTGGGGATGAACAAGTAAGAAATTATCTTGATTTCTCTGATGCTTATTTTGAAGAAGATAGTTATCTTGCATCAGTTAATGTTGCACATAATTTGGCATCTTTGTATTTCCGTTCTTTTGATGAATCTTTTGCAGAAGAAATACGCGGGTATGCTGTAAACTATTTTAGAAAAATCTTGTTTAATTTAGGATGGGAGCCACAAAAATCAGATAAACATACTGATGCATTACTTCGTGGATTCACAATTTCTGTATTGGGTAAAATGAATGATGAAGATGTAACTGAAGAAGCTCTTAGAAGATATAAAAAATTCTTAAAATCTCCTAACTTTATCTCTCCTGATTTAATTGAACCAATTTGTTCTATTGCTGCATGGAATGGAAATTCTAAAACTCACTCTGAACTAACTAAACTATACAAAAATGCAAAAACAATGGAGGAAAAACTTCGATTCTTAGGTGCATTATGTGGATTTAAAGACAAAAAATTACTTTTAAAATCGCTTGACTTTTCTCAAACCTCTCAAGTTCGTTCTCAAAATATGCAATTACCGATTATGAAAGTTGCAGCAAATCCATATGGTGAAAAAGTCTTGTGGCCTTGGCTAAAGAAGAATTGGAAAAATATCAACAAAAAAGTTGGACATGGAAACCCTCTCTTTAACAGAATTGTTGCAAGCATTACTGCTGTGGCAGATGACTCTATGGAAAAAGAAATTAAAACATTCTTCAAAAAAAATCCTACTCCTGGAACAGAAAGAACTCAATCTCAAACTCTGGAGAGAATTAGAATAAATTCAAAATTCCTTAGACGTATGAGAAAAGAATTCAAAGATGGCTAAAAAATTAGGTCCTCCAATATTTCTTGGAGTTTTCACTGTTTTGGCAATTGTTTTCTTGACTGGAGGTGCATCTGATGATAAGGATGTGTATAGAGAAGCATTTCAAGTAGATGCAGTTTACTATGATACTGGACATGTTGAAGTTTCATATTTTGATAAAACTGATAAAACAACAAATGTTGTGTTGGAGATTTTAGGAATGGATGAGTCGTTTCAAAAAACATTTTCTGATTCAGAATTTATAGAAATTGTTCCATTTCCAAATGTTCCCAAATATGGATGGGAAGTTCATCCGATAGTTTTAGAAATTGATCATGAGGATTTTGGCCACATTCAATTAAAAACTGAAATTCATCCTATGGGTGAGTCTCTTCCTCCTGTAATCTATTCTGCTCCTTAGATCGAACACAAGATTTTATTGCACCTCTAATTCATTTACAATATCTTGGATTTGCTTGTAGATCTCAAAAAAGGGAAACGCGGTGCAATTGCAAAAGCAATAACTGTTGTTGAAAATGATCAAAAAGAATCAAAGAAATTATTAAAAAAAATTTTCAAAGATAGTGGCAATTCTATGATTATAGGAATAACTGGTCCAGCTGGTGCAGGCAAAAGTTCTTTGATAAATAAAACCGCAATTGCTATGAAAAAATTAGGCTCAAAACCTGCTGTCTTGGCAGTAGATCCTACAAGTCATGTAACTGGTGGTGCTATTTTGGGAGATAGGGTTAGAATGAGTGAATCTACTGATTCAGGTACTTACATTCGAAGTATTGCATCTAGAGGTGCCACTGGTGCTGTTTCTCGTTCATTACGAAACAGCATTAGAGTTTTAGAATATGCTGGATTCAATCCAATAATTATTGAAAGTGTAGGTGCTGGACAGACAGAAGTTGAAATTTCAAATATTGCAGACATTACGGTTGTTGTTTTTAATCCAAACACTGGTGATAGCATTCAAACGATAAAAGCTGGTCTAACTGAAATAGGCGATATTTACTTGGTTAACAAAAGTGACCTCAGTGGAACAAATCAATTATTTGATGCTGTACGTGATTTCATTGGAGATTCTGAAAGAAATCCAATTATTCTCAAAACCTCTGTGAAAAAGAATTCTGGAATCACAGTTTTTGCAAAAACTCTCAAAGATATGATGAAATCTAAAAAGAAATTCAAGGATGAAAAGGACCGTGAACGACTTGAAACTGAACTAAAAGATATTGTTTTAAATAACATTAAAGAAAAGATTGATGACATGCTGATTTCTGATAAAACATTCTCAAAATATCTTAAAAAATTACAATCTAAAGGTATTGATCCATATGATGCAGGAGACAAAATTACAAAATCTTTGTTAAAGTGATACTATGGCCACAAAAAAATCTAGCAAATCAAAAACACCTGAGAAGAAAATTTTTA is a window encoding:
- a CDS encoding DUF726 domain-containing protein, whose protein sequence is MNPIPRISTRGYYDLSTGSTLKNNSYFTYPKKDFKKLVNSKELTIMIHGLRNDNAGAVAKVLLAKKQLRKLGYVHPVIGYSYDSNTTGAHLIKHAKHALAVGQKIAKKNGRNLGKFIEDFKLTSPKTKIRLMGHSLGSQVILSTLEYLAKKKQNIGVVEGVYFFGASITEDVPSSKKYGKIIQSIVNSKVVNHYAPTDEVLNWANNEKYVKGPLGLNGATGKPVKKYRQKLVKPKNHRFASYADVLNSFP
- a CDS encoding TrmB family transcriptional regulator encodes the protein MKEQLNLFDNESDTAMYKHKITLEKIRNELINFGLTKSQAKVFIYLGKYGAKTASEISKALQLPRTETYHLVNSLQNLGLVTAELTHPTKYTAMEMKEAVTTLVKQEQDRIDTLAVKEESLSEMWDAIPYFAVETDESKSEKMQLLHGSGPISNKIKDMVSSSTESIKVLGSMADVLRMYYADVFDWVKDSTSELDIVISPSSQMPEFLSDLDQNKIRMCDLKTENKCFVINDSKEVLIFMRNANHPTRQIFAWWSDSDTLVDMMSTLFELSWEKGEKAY
- a CDS encoding EF-Tu/IF-2/RF-3 family GTPase, whose amino-acid sequence is MVRSINFVVLGKQEIASEFGKKGTESDLTLYDRKESDIIKTWVIPNGFPDKIQPLFQAINLAEYVILHVDKLDKFTGEQIIALDSLKKEKGILSHTFDVDESKLEMMIKGTVVENYIKVEQDKIKEEMDKLEPITNDDPSELLIDHCFDVKGVGTVILGKVTNGTVKQYDNLKLYPAGIDVLIKSIQMHDDPVSESICPARVGLAVKGAKPDEVSRGDVISVEGAVDVKTEIKLDFQKSPFYKSDIAENQGCLVSIGLQIKAAKFSSISPLKLTFEKPIVCKKGQVAIILKPESPTIRILGSGPIQ
- the ilvC gene encoding ketol-acid reductoisomerase; translated protein: MAKTWKDTDISLDPIKDQTIAVIGYGIQGDAQANNMKDSGLNVIIGLKEGGNSWKKAEADGHKVMSVTDATKQADIVHILIPDMIQGQVYKDEIGPNLSEGKALSFSHAAAIYWKWIEAPSNVDLIMIAPKGPGSKVRETYLDNFGTPAIVAVEQDFSGKAWDRTLGIAKGIGSARAGLIKTEFKEEVETDWFGEQADLCGGAASMVTNAFETLVEAGYQPEIAYFEVLHELKLIVDMIQRYGINGMWRRVSETARYGGLTRGPMVMDAANKANMKKVLTMIQDGTFNSEWISEYQKNGKDAFDKYMKEYDEHQIEKVGKEMRKMMWPDSTE
- a CDS encoding cobalamin B12-binding domain-containing protein, whose amino-acid sequence is MKQKAASRSIKILVAKLGLDGHDRGALVLCRAFRDAGMEVIYSGLFATPDRVAQIAEDEDVDAIAMSLLNGAHGTLFPRVVKNLKKKGIKDVLIVGGGVIPEIDHKDLVKGGVDHVFGPGTPLPTIIDHITTGVSKLRKI
- a CDS encoding transcription initiation factor IIB encodes the protein MENPSCARCGKNSILSDEVTGEQFCGKCGYVIDGKTQESGPEWRSFQKDGGADPARTGAPSSLMIHDMGLSTVINPLNKDASGKPLSTSMKSTIERLRTWDSRSQVHAPVDRNLRQALSDLNKLKDKVAIPANVLEKAAYIYRKALEKKLVRGRSISAMIAASLYAACRDTETPRTLKDVADAANVKRKDIARCYRLLHHELELKMPVVDSIQCIARISSKLEISEKTKRYAVKVLKEAQDRKESAGKDPMGLAATALYLSCVKNGVSITQRDLAEAAGVTEVTIRNRYKGLKAEQSTK
- a CDS encoding winged helix-turn-helix domain-containing protein, with the protein product MQILNQLKIEEPERKESFLEILSDKYCRAILEAIMDTPKSAIEVSREKNIPLSTVYRRIQQLHDSKMIRTSGVITDEGKRLFLYKSKIKAVNTSFSDGKIDVDVVFNKN
- a CDS encoding M1 family metallopeptidase — its product is MDVIPKNYQLTFEPNLTKFTFSGNETITADCKKLTNLITMDCAEIKITSCTIKSKGKIITSSAKTDEKKEKLQIKLGQKIKGKISIDLEFQGILNDRLLGFYRSQYVQNGKTKYLATTQFEAADARRAFPCWDEPESKATFEISIIADNKFTAISNMPIKSKKKMGGKTLYNFSKTPVVSTYLIYLGVGEFEYLTGKIGKIQIRVVTTKGNKSKGKFSLELGKKLLTSYEKYFGIKYPLPKLDLIAVPDFAAGAMENWGAITFRETILLYDPKTSSTRTKQFIAEVISHEIAHQWFGNLVTMKWWNDLWLNESFATFMATKFVDKFYPEWDLWNQFVEDAMNVAMGLDSLKTTHPIDVTVNSPAEIREIFDAISYDKGGCVLRMLEHYVGEPNFQKGLKKYLSDFKYQNAQGQDLWNAIGKASKMPVSSMVNTWLKQPGFPLVEINQDGNNLKLKQKRYLLEPDKKFSKGLWSIPLSLGLESEISAKLFTKKSMSVKLPKNTLGFVANYGRKGFYRVKYDEGILLDLKMLVDEKRIPAIDRWAIQNDLFSLCVSGDEQVRNYLDFSDAYFEEDSYLASVNVAHNLASLYFRSFDESFAEEIRGYAVNYFRKILFNLGWEPQKSDKHTDALLRGFTISVLGKMNDEDVTEEALRRYKKFLKSPNFISPDLIEPICSIAAWNGNSKTHSELTKLYKNAKTMEEKLRFLGALCGFKDKKLLLKSLDFSQTSQVRSQNMQLPIMKVAANPYGEKVLWPWLKKNWKNINKKVGHGNPLFNRIVASITAVADDSMEKEIKTFFKKNPTPGTERTQSQTLERIRINSKFLRRMRKEFKDG
- the meaB gene encoding methylmalonyl Co-A mutase-associated GTPase MeaB, producing MLDLLVDLKKGKRGAIAKAITVVENDQKESKKLLKKIFKDSGNSMIIGITGPAGAGKSSLINKTAIAMKKLGSKPAVLAVDPTSHVTGGAILGDRVRMSESTDSGTYIRSIASRGATGAVSRSLRNSIRVLEYAGFNPIIIESVGAGQTEVEISNIADITVVVFNPNTGDSIQTIKAGLTEIGDIYLVNKSDLSGTNQLFDAVRDFIGDSERNPIILKTSVKKNSGITVFAKTLKDMMKSKKKFKDEKDRERLETELKDIVLNNIKEKIDDMLISDKTFSKYLKKLQSKGIDPYDAGDKITKSLLK